The following are from one region of the Rosistilla carotiformis genome:
- a CDS encoding alpha/beta hydrolase family protein: MKCLAPLVLVLAAMELVAFAQNAPYDNPPAVAAPYFRVRYAASSQPGELIYPVAYTVWTPPGVPTLRGVIVHQHGCGEGSCKSGQTGAFDLHWQALAQKHQCALLSPAYEQPAGTDCQMWCDPRNGSDRAFQKALVDLGKQSGHPELAEVPWALWGHSGGGHWAGGMLMLHPDRVAAAWLRSGVPLFEAVEGRNIQPHTLPEAALTVPTMCNFGTKEGYTDKESRFKGVWPSNETFFRTMRGRGALLGIAIDPLTSHECGNSRYLAIPWMDACLSQRLPEEDGQPIRPMPQQSAMLAPLPVEEAAFTAAVPAGQYEGDLATSIWLPNEAVATAWKQFVTDSNVADVTPPPAPTNVQLVGDELTWQAAADLESGIAQFIIERDGKTVATVPDKPKNPFGRPLFQGLQYSDTPAVPLARMRWTVDKLEPGQKNPYRVRAKNTAGLVSP; this comes from the coding sequence ATGAAATGCCTCGCCCCGCTCGTCCTTGTTCTTGCCGCAATGGAACTTGTCGCGTTCGCCCAGAACGCACCCTACGACAATCCTCCGGCTGTCGCTGCTCCCTACTTTCGCGTTCGTTACGCTGCCTCATCGCAGCCGGGCGAGCTAATCTATCCGGTTGCCTACACCGTGTGGACGCCTCCAGGTGTTCCGACGCTGCGCGGGGTGATCGTCCACCAGCACGGTTGTGGCGAGGGTTCGTGCAAATCGGGGCAGACCGGGGCGTTCGATTTGCATTGGCAAGCGCTCGCGCAGAAGCATCAGTGTGCGTTGTTGTCCCCTGCGTACGAACAGCCCGCAGGCACCGATTGTCAGATGTGGTGTGATCCACGCAACGGATCGGATCGTGCGTTTCAAAAGGCCTTGGTCGACCTGGGGAAACAGTCGGGGCATCCGGAACTTGCCGAAGTTCCCTGGGCGCTGTGGGGGCACAGCGGCGGTGGGCATTGGGCTGGTGGGATGTTGATGTTGCATCCCGACCGCGTCGCGGCGGCTTGGCTGCGATCGGGGGTTCCGTTGTTCGAAGCGGTCGAAGGCCGCAACATTCAACCGCACACATTGCCCGAAGCGGCGCTGACGGTTCCCACGATGTGTAACTTCGGAACCAAAGAAGGCTACACCGACAAAGAGAGCCGTTTCAAAGGCGTCTGGCCCAGCAACGAAACCTTTTTTAGAACGATGCGGGGCCGTGGTGCCTTGCTCGGCATTGCGATCGATCCGTTGACCAGCCACGAATGTGGCAACTCACGCTACCTGGCGATCCCTTGGATGGACGCCTGTCTGAGCCAACGCTTGCCCGAAGAGGACGGCCAGCCGATCCGGCCGATGCCACAACAGTCGGCTATGCTGGCACCGCTTCCTGTCGAGGAAGCCGCTTTCACCGCAGCGGTTCCTGCGGGCCAATACGAGGGCGATCTCGCCACGTCGATCTGGCTGCCCAACGAAGCGGTCGCAACGGCGTGGAAACAATTTGTCACCGATTCCAATGTGGCCGACGTGACGCCGCCGCCGGCGCCAACGAACGTCCAGCTCGTCGGCGACGAATTGACTTGGCAAGCCGCTGCCGATCTGGAAAGCGGCATCGCCCAGTTCATCATCGAACGCGACGGCAAGACCGTGGCGACCGTTCCCGATAAGCCCAAGAATCCCTTTGGCCGGCCGCTGTTCCAAGGGCTGCAGTACAGCGACACGCCCGCCGTTCCGTTGGCGAGGATGCGATGGACCGTCGACAAATTGGAGCCAGGGCAGAAGAACCCCTACCGGGTGCGCGCGAAGAACACCGCGGGATTGGTCTCTCCGTAG
- a CDS encoding cobalamin-binding protein, with translation MRIVSLLPSATEIICGLGLRDQLVGVTHECDDPADVLQLPKVTRTLIPADASSNQIDALVRERLKTEHALYSLDMPVFESLAPDLIVTQTLCDVCAVSQREVSDAACALPNAARVLNLEPTRLADVLASIGQVAEAAGCVSQGERYLESLQRRIDAVARRSESISHRPRVMLLEWIDPPFSAGHWNPELVAIAGGEEVVGVAGERSVTTPWESILAADPEVMIIACCGFDVPRAAQDLPILRSYDGWDRLRCVRNNRVYMVDGSAYFSRPGPRLVDSLEILAHALHPTTHPLPAGLPAPVTVDVR, from the coding sequence ATGCGCATCGTTTCCCTGCTGCCCAGCGCGACGGAGATCATTTGTGGGCTCGGGCTGCGCGACCAATTGGTCGGTGTCACGCACGAGTGCGACGATCCCGCCGACGTGCTCCAGTTGCCCAAGGTCACACGAACATTGATCCCCGCCGACGCGAGCAGCAACCAGATCGACGCCTTGGTCCGTGAACGCTTGAAGACGGAACACGCGCTCTATTCGCTGGACATGCCAGTCTTCGAATCGTTGGCCCCCGACCTGATCGTCACGCAAACACTGTGCGATGTGTGCGCGGTCTCACAGCGCGAAGTTAGCGACGCAGCCTGCGCATTGCCCAACGCAGCGCGAGTGCTGAATCTCGAACCGACTCGCCTTGCCGACGTCTTGGCCAGCATTGGACAGGTCGCCGAAGCGGCTGGATGCGTCTCCCAAGGCGAACGCTATTTGGAATCGTTGCAGCGGCGGATCGATGCGGTCGCCCGCCGCAGCGAATCGATATCCCACCGTCCCCGCGTGATGCTGCTGGAATGGATCGATCCGCCCTTTAGCGCCGGACACTGGAATCCCGAACTGGTTGCGATCGCCGGCGGTGAGGAAGTCGTTGGCGTCGCCGGAGAACGTTCGGTGACCACGCCGTGGGAATCGATCCTCGCCGCCGATCCCGAGGTGATGATCATCGCGTGCTGCGGATTCGATGTCCCCCGCGCGGCACAGGACCTACCGATCCTGAGATCCTACGACGGCTGGGATCGCTTGCGTTGCGTTCGGAACAACCGCGTCTACATGGTCGACGGATCGGCCTACTTCAGTCGCCCGGGGCCGCGACTTGTCGACAGCCTCGAAATCCTCGCCCACGCCTTACATCCCACCACGCACCCGTTGCCCGCCGGCCTTCCCGCCCCCGTTACCGTCGACGTCCGGTGA
- a CDS encoding sigma-70 family RNA polymerase sigma factor: MADQITSDTANELIRCAADGDRASLDRLLASYSGYLNVLSRLHLDRRIQHRVSPSDIVQETLLEAHRDFAGFRGQQIDEFTGWLRQVLVHNIAEAVETHLVAAKRSVRAEQVVGNLSASVDRSHHRLARLAADPQRSPASEADHRESLSELAAALEQLPADYRTVIVLRHLEGLPFGDVAQRMERSTGAVRMLWLRAIEQLRVAMESQA; this comes from the coding sequence ATGGCAGATCAAATCACGTCCGACACCGCAAACGAGCTGATTCGCTGCGCCGCCGATGGCGATCGCGCAAGCCTCGACCGTCTGCTTGCTAGCTATTCGGGCTATTTGAATGTACTTTCACGGCTCCATTTAGATCGTCGCATTCAGCACCGCGTCAGTCCGTCGGACATCGTTCAGGAAACGCTGCTGGAGGCGCATCGCGATTTTGCTGGTTTCCGAGGTCAGCAGATCGATGAGTTCACCGGTTGGCTGCGTCAGGTGTTGGTTCACAATATCGCCGAGGCGGTGGAAACGCATCTGGTGGCGGCCAAACGGAGCGTCCGTGCCGAACAGGTGGTGGGGAATCTGTCGGCATCGGTCGACCGATCGCACCATCGACTCGCGCGATTGGCTGCCGACCCACAGCGGTCTCCGGCGTCGGAAGCGGATCATCGGGAATCGCTCTCCGAACTGGCGGCGGCCTTAGAACAGCTGCCCGCCGACTATCGAACGGTGATCGTCTTGAGGCACTTAGAAGGACTTCCCTTTGGCGACGTGGCCCAGCGGATGGAGCGGTCGACCGGCGCGGTGCGAATGTTGTGGCTCCGCGCGATCGAGCAACTTCGCGTAGCAATGGAATCGCAGGCATGA
- a CDS encoding serine/threonine-protein kinase, whose translation MKTQERTDGQHLQIAQLLDDYACRLEQGDETGAERLLADHPELNGSWGMHLESLRALCRATRDVEPGASHTPEEVAIDGATLGDYRLGREIGRGGMGVVYEATQLSLRRNVALKVLPFAAVLDSQQVARFRNEAQAAASLHHPHIVPVFAVGCERGVHYYSMQLIDGQSLEQVFDAPSGSHPANSRSVDASGRDDNPHNQTTLDAPLLGGNPRGAAAVRWQQPVPFADRSTQAGAGDRTQVGNTGCGPDEIRRTVELMICVADALDFAHQQGVVHRDVKPSNLLVDSGGKVWVADFGLARVRGLGNLTAEGKVMGTARYMSPEQIAGRQQEIDHRTDIYSLGITLYELLTKRPAFENQDRETLFHAIQYCGPIPLRRMNPAVALDLETIVLKAIAKRKDDRYATAGEMAEDLRRFLEGKPTLARRPTRVELAFRWAVRRQRFVAAVFCLLILSIAGLSTATLLISQQSRLKDEATARAHLHLDQAHALVDRFGGLMSQRLASLPGGEPIRIEVLHEAERYYLDFLAYADHQPEFHAQLAKVQFRLAATYRELGDFVAAEEKYQASIASYEKLRDHLTWSDEDQADFAICLNNLAALQAEQGRVPEAVCNYQRAIHLQEPLIQAHALPPRILREWAMTQNNFALLLWKIADVEQAVERLRQVQRRLTAALGNARGDFALQQQLIECRNSLVATNMDQDLEQSETLLRANITDLKTMSAAGASMKALPLDSGRGKPAQSIAMQLAVSQNNLASVLGRRGHWDEGRTLVQAVIVRLTDAVEADPMDRISTEQLAVAQNNLGQLIWNGRRTDGSSTQSASERAAAVTAFKAAETLLRSQTDRCASTPEPLSRLAGVLHNLGTVDQQSGRSAEAIDYLTEALELQAQAVKQAPFHQGYRNHLEKHRELLDRILSQLKESRAPETRALADARDEHFGGGN comes from the coding sequence ATGAAAACGCAAGAACGGACCGATGGGCAACACCTGCAAATCGCACAGCTGCTGGATGATTACGCGTGCCGCTTGGAGCAAGGGGACGAAACGGGAGCCGAGCGTTTGCTGGCCGACCACCCTGAGCTGAATGGTTCGTGGGGGATGCATCTGGAAAGTTTGCGGGCCTTGTGCCGTGCGACGCGCGATGTCGAACCCGGTGCGTCACACACGCCCGAAGAGGTTGCGATCGATGGGGCAACGCTAGGCGATTATCGTTTGGGGCGCGAGATCGGTCGGGGAGGGATGGGAGTCGTCTACGAAGCGACTCAGTTGTCACTGCGACGCAATGTGGCTTTGAAAGTCCTCCCTTTCGCAGCGGTGTTGGACAGCCAGCAGGTTGCCCGTTTCCGCAATGAAGCCCAAGCGGCGGCTTCGCTACATCATCCCCATATCGTTCCGGTTTTTGCTGTCGGCTGCGAACGGGGCGTCCATTATTACAGTATGCAATTGATCGACGGCCAATCGTTGGAACAGGTCTTCGACGCGCCGTCGGGCTCGCATCCCGCGAACTCCCGCAGCGTCGATGCATCCGGTCGCGACGACAATCCACACAACCAAACGACACTCGACGCCCCGTTGCTCGGCGGCAACCCACGCGGTGCGGCAGCGGTTCGATGGCAACAACCGGTTCCTTTTGCCGACCGGTCGACTCAAGCGGGGGCCGGCGATCGCACGCAGGTGGGCAACACGGGCTGTGGCCCCGACGAGATCCGCCGGACGGTGGAGTTGATGATCTGCGTCGCCGATGCCCTCGATTTCGCGCATCAACAGGGAGTCGTCCACCGCGACGTGAAGCCTTCGAATTTGTTAGTTGATTCGGGAGGCAAGGTTTGGGTTGCCGACTTTGGATTGGCGCGCGTCCGTGGGCTGGGCAACCTGACCGCCGAAGGGAAGGTGATGGGAACGGCCAGGTATATGAGTCCCGAACAGATCGCCGGGCGACAGCAGGAGATCGATCACCGCACCGACATCTATTCGCTCGGGATCACGTTATATGAGTTGCTGACCAAGCGTCCCGCGTTTGAAAACCAAGATCGCGAAACGTTGTTTCATGCGATCCAGTATTGCGGTCCTATACCGCTGCGACGAATGAATCCCGCCGTCGCGCTCGATCTCGAAACGATCGTGCTCAAAGCGATCGCCAAGCGGAAGGATGATCGTTACGCCACCGCGGGGGAGATGGCGGAAGACCTGCGCCGGTTCTTGGAGGGGAAGCCGACGTTGGCACGCCGCCCCACACGCGTCGAGCTGGCGTTCCGATGGGCTGTCCGGCGGCAGCGGTTCGTGGCGGCGGTCTTCTGTTTGTTGATACTGTCGATTGCCGGGCTGAGCACGGCGACCCTGTTGATCTCACAGCAGAGTCGGCTGAAAGATGAAGCGACGGCCCGCGCCCATCTGCACCTGGATCAAGCCCACGCCCTTGTCGATCGGTTTGGCGGGCTGATGTCCCAGCGGTTGGCCAGTCTGCCTGGCGGGGAACCGATCCGAATCGAAGTGCTTCATGAAGCCGAACGCTACTACCTGGACTTTTTGGCATACGCCGATCACCAACCCGAATTTCATGCTCAGCTGGCCAAGGTACAGTTCCGTCTGGCAGCGACGTATCGGGAGCTGGGGGATTTCGTTGCGGCGGAAGAAAAATACCAAGCATCGATCGCGTCGTACGAAAAACTTCGCGACCATTTGACGTGGAGCGACGAGGATCAGGCGGATTTCGCGATTTGTTTAAACAATCTCGCAGCATTGCAAGCCGAACAAGGCCGCGTTCCCGAAGCGGTCTGCAACTACCAAAGGGCGATCCATTTGCAGGAACCGCTGATTCAAGCCCATGCGTTACCGCCGCGAATCCTCCGCGAATGGGCGATGACGCAAAACAATTTCGCGCTGCTGCTGTGGAAGATTGCCGATGTCGAACAGGCTGTCGAACGGTTGCGGCAAGTTCAAAGGCGGCTGACCGCAGCGTTGGGGAATGCTCGCGGAGATTTTGCGCTGCAACAACAATTGATCGAATGCCGCAACTCTCTGGTCGCCACCAACATGGATCAAGACCTGGAACAATCCGAGACGCTGTTGCGCGCGAACATCACCGATTTGAAGACGATGTCTGCCGCAGGGGCGTCGATGAAGGCGTTGCCTCTAGATTCGGGCCGCGGAAAGCCTGCTCAATCGATTGCAATGCAGTTGGCGGTATCGCAAAACAATCTGGCTTCCGTCTTGGGGCGGCGCGGTCATTGGGATGAGGGACGGACGCTTGTTCAAGCGGTGATCGTTCGGCTGACGGATGCTGTGGAAGCGGATCCGATGGACCGAATCAGTACAGAGCAGTTAGCGGTCGCTCAAAACAACCTTGGTCAGTTGATTTGGAACGGACGGCGCACCGATGGTTCCTCAACGCAATCGGCCTCCGAACGCGCAGCGGCCGTGACGGCCTTCAAGGCGGCCGAGACACTTTTGCGCTCTCAAACCGATCGATGTGCTTCCACGCCGGAGCCCTTGAGCCGTCTGGCGGGAGTGCTGCATAATTTGGGTACGGTCGACCAGCAAAGTGGCCGTTCCGCAGAGGCGATCGACTATTTAACCGAAGCCCTCGAACTGCAGGCCCAGGCGGTAAAGCAGGCCCCTTTTCATCAGGGATATCGAAATCATTTAGAAAAACATCGCGAACTGCTCGATCGAATTTTGAGTCAGTTGAAGGAATCGCGAGCCCCGGAAACGCGCGCGCTGGCTGATGCGCGCGATGAACATTTCGGCGGCGGAAACTAG
- a CDS encoding WD40 repeat domain-containing serine/threonine protein kinase, with translation MSASCDLPPEDPSLDLPSRAESFYQELLESGTFAMADSIAPSDPRLAAVVRLFERTVNASSTQTMDSSEEEIELDPPERIGRFTILGIIGAGGFGTVYKAEDDFLRRIVAMKSIRRRVEKTAVSEDDRLLEARAAARLSHPCLVPLYEVFQDEQSVYLVSEFCQGPTLERWLKEHPGPVPHEQVCDLLVRLVDAIVHVHERGLVHRDIKPGNILLDATTSSTGSTTWTPRLTDFGLVRDLLDNADLESPVRLIGTLLYMSPEQVLDNEQSHGEACDIFSIGVVMYRLLTGKLPHRGQDGLQLVKSICARRPQPPRKLVSTIPRDLDAICMQCLAKDPKLRYASATALKDDLIRWQQGRMVKARPQSFSERTWRAVKRSPFEASLLAVIAALIAASLFALAHSNRRLAAERSSLQVALTDVQLSERRAIAAERDASAHQTEAEANRTAAVKTAYLSDLRQAYSAWAKNDRAKALNIAARIEEYAKDVVPIGFDLKLLRSRALHGWHRCAAHRSTISEIVLLPNQEAAAVADIDGTIRILELSSGEVLREIAPVPGTRVFALAISPDENTLAVGRQVATDPNWLDNLNEVHFISLGEDEPPQAIVDLPTTVESLAFSHDGKWLAVGCRYEPIPIYELATGSVIETVESQRRNELIAFFPDSTRLLTLQDHQTPILASLHAQKPDVVVQTDYQIESMAISYDRRWLVLAFGHETFLRRFDLESEDLSAVDLRQSYGIAEAVAISPDGQRIVAGMRNGGIVGWDLSDPSKAGPAADEESELPFWEHSSLQILHNGEVSQVAIDNHGCIISGGEDGSVAISSLDPVPDSPQIVKGKTLHAVLAVDGRQAFIANESIGRIQRIDTTSFKVIEAVADIPNCRVLSMEISPDGEWLAFGDHHGNTYLVARDSSNLNMKHPSPPHEGNTPQVVSVGFNASGDQLFALTRGGNWLIRFDMVSTTGLDGSAYGVKVDQQEFPVANRFATLLGDNRILLFGEFVSSFNCASRETKVFDRVNTGAAGGICNDLPRKLVYIASQDSRIRSYDWDGRLIAASDRWDSQQPSVSGLEPRCIALTPDRKSLLTGGSDGSIAIWNVEDLQFVGTVRVADEQGGISDIGVSDDGRVWSYHQSDTPGCPQRGLQIMRIDG, from the coding sequence ATGAGTGCTAGCTGCGACCTGCCCCCCGAAGATCCATCGCTTGATCTTCCCAGTCGGGCCGAATCTTTCTACCAAGAACTTCTTGAAAGCGGCACCTTCGCGATGGCGGACAGCATCGCCCCCAGCGATCCACGCTTGGCGGCGGTCGTTCGATTGTTCGAACGGACCGTCAACGCGTCGTCGACGCAAACGATGGATTCGTCCGAAGAAGAGATTGAATTGGATCCGCCCGAGCGAATTGGGCGGTTCACCATCTTGGGAATCATCGGCGCCGGAGGATTCGGAACCGTTTACAAAGCGGAAGACGATTTTTTACGGCGGATTGTTGCGATGAAATCGATCCGTCGGCGTGTCGAGAAAACGGCCGTCAGCGAAGACGATCGTTTGCTGGAGGCCCGGGCCGCGGCGCGTTTGAGCCATCCGTGCCTGGTTCCGTTATATGAAGTCTTTCAAGATGAACAATCGGTCTACTTGGTCTCCGAATTTTGTCAGGGACCGACGCTGGAAAGATGGTTGAAGGAGCATCCCGGGCCCGTGCCCCACGAACAGGTTTGCGACCTTCTGGTCCGTTTGGTCGATGCGATCGTGCATGTCCATGAACGTGGTTTGGTCCATCGCGACATCAAACCCGGTAACATCTTGCTGGACGCCACCACGTCGTCCACAGGTTCCACTACCTGGACACCTCGCTTGACCGACTTTGGCTTGGTCCGCGACTTGTTGGACAACGCCGACTTGGAATCGCCCGTCCGGCTGATCGGTACCTTGCTGTACATGTCCCCTGAACAAGTGCTCGACAACGAACAATCGCACGGGGAAGCCTGCGACATCTTTTCGATCGGCGTGGTGATGTATCGCTTGCTGACCGGAAAATTGCCACACCGCGGGCAGGATGGCTTGCAACTAGTCAAATCCATTTGTGCCCGTCGACCTCAACCGCCACGTAAACTCGTCAGCACGATCCCACGCGATCTCGATGCGATCTGCATGCAATGCCTTGCCAAGGATCCCAAACTTCGATACGCGTCGGCGACCGCACTGAAAGACGATTTGATCCGTTGGCAACAAGGGCGAATGGTCAAAGCCCGACCGCAATCGTTTTCGGAACGAACGTGGCGTGCCGTCAAACGCTCTCCCTTCGAAGCCAGCTTGCTGGCCGTGATTGCGGCATTGATCGCCGCCAGCCTGTTCGCTCTGGCCCACAGCAACCGCAGGTTGGCTGCCGAACGCAGCTCGCTGCAGGTGGCGTTGACCGATGTTCAATTGAGCGAACGTCGAGCGATCGCCGCCGAACGCGATGCCAGTGCGCATCAGACCGAGGCCGAAGCGAACCGCACCGCCGCCGTGAAAACAGCGTATCTATCCGATCTTCGGCAAGCCTATTCGGCGTGGGCAAAAAATGATCGCGCCAAAGCATTAAATATCGCAGCGCGAATCGAAGAGTACGCAAAGGATGTGGTCCCGATCGGGTTCGACCTGAAACTGTTGAGATCGAGAGCACTTCACGGATGGCATCGGTGTGCAGCGCATCGGTCAACGATCAGCGAGATCGTGCTGCTTCCCAACCAAGAGGCCGCAGCGGTTGCGGATATCGATGGGACGATTCGTATCCTGGAGTTGTCATCTGGAGAGGTTCTGCGCGAGATCGCCCCGGTCCCGGGGACCCGAGTGTTTGCGCTGGCAATTTCGCCCGACGAAAACACGCTCGCCGTGGGGCGGCAGGTCGCTACCGACCCGAATTGGTTAGATAACCTGAACGAGGTTCACTTTATATCGCTGGGCGAAGATGAACCGCCACAAGCAATCGTCGACCTTCCCACGACGGTCGAATCGCTTGCGTTTTCCCACGATGGAAAATGGCTTGCGGTAGGTTGCCGGTATGAACCGATCCCGATCTATGAGCTCGCCACCGGCTCGGTCATCGAAACGGTTGAGTCTCAGCGTCGCAACGAACTCATCGCATTTTTTCCCGATTCGACACGGCTGCTGACGCTTCAAGATCATCAAACACCAATCTTGGCAAGCCTGCATGCTCAGAAGCCTGATGTCGTTGTGCAGACAGATTATCAGATCGAATCGATGGCAATCTCCTACGACAGACGCTGGTTGGTCTTGGCGTTTGGTCACGAGACCTTTTTGCGGCGATTTGATCTCGAGTCGGAGGATCTGAGTGCGGTTGATTTACGACAATCGTATGGCATTGCCGAGGCTGTCGCGATTTCGCCCGATGGGCAACGAATCGTTGCCGGGATGCGGAATGGCGGAATCGTCGGCTGGGATCTGTCCGATCCAAGCAAAGCGGGGCCGGCTGCCGATGAGGAGTCGGAGCTTCCATTCTGGGAACACTCCTCTTTGCAAATCCTTCACAACGGAGAGGTCTCCCAAGTTGCAATCGATAATCACGGATGCATCATCAGCGGTGGTGAGGACGGATCGGTAGCGATCAGTTCCCTCGATCCCGTGCCCGATTCACCGCAAATCGTGAAAGGTAAAACGCTGCATGCCGTGCTTGCGGTGGATGGGCGTCAGGCATTCATCGCGAATGAATCCATTGGAAGAATACAACGTATCGATACCACCTCGTTCAAGGTGATCGAGGCCGTTGCGGATATCCCTAATTGCCGCGTTCTTTCCATGGAAATTTCTCCCGATGGCGAGTGGTTGGCGTTCGGTGATCACCATGGCAACACCTATCTGGTCGCACGCGATTCATCCAACTTGAATATGAAGCATCCGTCGCCTCCTCACGAGGGCAACACGCCCCAGGTCGTCAGCGTGGGCTTCAACGCCAGCGGTGATCAGCTCTTTGCACTCACGCGTGGGGGAAATTGGCTGATCCGATTTGATATGGTCTCAACCACTGGACTGGATGGCAGCGCGTACGGGGTTAAGGTGGATCAGCAAGAGTTCCCGGTGGCCAACCGGTTCGCCACGCTGCTTGGTGACAATAGAATTCTATTGTTTGGGGAGTTTGTCAGTAGCTTCAACTGCGCCTCGCGGGAGACGAAGGTTTTCGATCGCGTGAACACCGGTGCCGCAGGTGGGATTTGCAATGATCTTCCTAGAAAGCTGGTGTACATCGCATCGCAAGATAGTCGGATTCGCAGCTACGATTGGGATGGCCGTTTGATCGCTGCCAGCGATCGTTGGGATTCGCAACAACCGAGTGTTTCAGGGTTAGAACCCCGTTGCATCGCGCTGACCCCCGATCGAAAGAGTCTGTTGACCGGAGGGAGCGATGGATCGATAGCGATCTGGAATGTCGAGGACTTGCAGTTTGTTGGGACCGTTCGGGTTGCGGATGAGCAGGGGGGCATTTCAGATATCGGAGTTTCGGACGACGGCAGGGTTTGGAGCTATCATCAGTCCGATACCCCCGGATGCCCCCAACGCGGCTTACAGATCATGCGAATCGATGGCTGA
- a CDS encoding DUF1579 domain-containing protein produces MFAKPHQEHHWLDQLVGNWTFEHQCEMPDGTKSATEGKMVCRSLEGMWLISESSGVSEDGQPWSSIMTLGFDVKQSRYIGSFIGSMMSNLWLYQGDLDDSGKRLPLQSIGPKFDGTGTCKYRDTIEILDADNWLFTSELQSEAGEWVKFLEAPHRRI; encoded by the coding sequence ATGTTTGCCAAACCACATCAAGAACATCATTGGCTCGATCAACTGGTCGGCAATTGGACTTTCGAGCATCAATGCGAAATGCCCGACGGGACCAAGTCGGCGACCGAGGGGAAGATGGTCTGTCGGTCGTTGGAAGGCATGTGGTTGATTAGCGAAAGCAGCGGAGTGTCCGAGGACGGTCAGCCATGGTCGTCGATCATGACGCTTGGTTTCGATGTGAAACAAAGCCGGTATATCGGTAGCTTTATTGGGTCGATGATGTCCAACCTGTGGCTCTACCAAGGCGACCTCGACGATTCGGGGAAACGTTTGCCCTTGCAAAGCATCGGCCCAAAATTCGACGGTACCGGAACGTGCAAGTATCGCGATACGATCGAGATCCTCGATGCCGACAACTGGCTCTTTACGAGCGAATTGCAGAGCGAAGCCGGGGAATGGGTAAAGTTCTTAGAAGCGCCTCACCGCCGCATCTGA
- a CDS encoding YciI family protein — MKVMVIVKATKSSEAGILPSQELLTEMGKFNEQLVSAGVMRAGEGLRPSSDAVRVHFSGKDRTVTDGPFAETKELIAGYWLWEVASMQEAIDWVKRCPNPMIEESDVDIRPLYEMDDFAEHDPDGTVRAQEDSLKRTMALQEAVVQPYLFFGGRCEEALAFYETALGAKIEMKLRFNESPDPVPDGMLQAGFENKIMHASFRVGKMNLMASDGCGGVVKFDGLRLSLSVPTEEACDLAFNALAESGTVDMPLTKTFWSPRYGMVTDKFGLGWMVMVPGECS, encoded by the coding sequence ATGAAGGTTATGGTTATTGTCAAAGCGACAAAAAGTTCGGAAGCGGGGATCCTGCCTAGTCAGGAATTACTGACGGAGATGGGGAAGTTCAATGAGCAATTGGTAAGCGCCGGAGTGATGAGAGCGGGGGAGGGATTGCGGCCGAGTTCGGATGCGGTGCGGGTTCACTTCAGCGGCAAAGATCGAACAGTGACCGATGGTCCGTTTGCCGAGACCAAAGAATTGATTGCGGGCTATTGGTTGTGGGAGGTGGCTTCGATGCAGGAAGCTATCGATTGGGTTAAACGCTGTCCCAATCCGATGATCGAAGAATCGGACGTCGACATTCGCCCGCTATACGAAATGGATGACTTCGCCGAGCATGATCCCGACGGAACGGTTCGGGCTCAAGAAGATTCACTGAAACGGACAATGGCGTTGCAGGAGGCGGTGGTTCAGCCCTATCTGTTTTTTGGCGGTCGCTGCGAAGAAGCGTTGGCCTTTTACGAGACCGCGCTTGGCGCCAAGATCGAGATGAAGTTGCGGTTCAACGAGAGCCCCGATCCCGTTCCCGACGGGATGCTGCAGGCCGGTTTTGAGAACAAGATCATGCATGCGTCGTTCCGCGTGGGGAAGATGAACTTGATGGCGTCCGATGGATGCGGGGGCGTCGTGAAGTTTGATGGTCTGCGGTTGTCGCTTTCGGTGCCGACCGAAGAGGCTTGCGATCTCGCATTCAATGCGCTCGCTGAATCGGGAACTGTCGATATGCCGCTGACAAAAACCTTTTGGTCGCCGCGTTACGGAATGGTGACCGACAAATTTGGACTCGGTTGGATGGTGATGGTTCCCGGTGAATGCAGCTAG